One segment of Vagococcus martis DNA contains the following:
- a CDS encoding shikimate dehydrogenase, which translates to MEINGYTQLAGFFASPAKHSLSPTLHTASFQAAGINAVYLAFDIAPDKLKDAIISIRTFNMMGVNLSMPHKVNALPFMDDLSESATLIGAINTIVQVDGKLIGHNTDGYGFIESLRVNHISIKGQTMTLLGAGGAATAILVQAALDGFSTIHVFSRRGKRYDEMKKKIEKLSDSVSCKITLTDLYHTDALKEAINKSHLLVNSTSVGMINDESLIEDESLLRKDLVVYDVIYNPRKTKLLKQAEKKGCQIINGLDMLLYQGAKAFNLWTNQDMPIEKVKHIIEKA; encoded by the coding sequence ATGGAAATAAATGGTTATACACAGCTAGCAGGATTTTTTGCTAGCCCGGCTAAACATAGCTTATCTCCCACATTACATACGGCTTCTTTCCAAGCAGCAGGTATTAATGCCGTTTATCTAGCATTTGATATTGCACCGGATAAGTTAAAAGACGCTATCATATCTATTCGAACGTTTAATATGATGGGAGTTAACTTATCCATGCCACATAAGGTTAATGCTCTCCCGTTTATGGATGATTTGTCAGAATCAGCAACATTAATTGGTGCTATTAATACCATTGTTCAGGTAGATGGAAAACTAATTGGGCATAATACGGATGGATATGGTTTTATCGAAAGTTTACGTGTTAACCATATATCTATTAAAGGACAAACTATGACTCTACTAGGAGCAGGTGGCGCTGCAACTGCTATTTTAGTACAAGCAGCCCTTGATGGATTTAGTACCATTCATGTATTCAGTCGTCGTGGTAAACGATATGACGAGATGAAAAAAAAGATTGAGAAACTATCTGATAGTGTTTCTTGTAAGATAACTTTAACCGATTTATATCATACAGATGCTTTAAAAGAAGCAATTAATAAATCACACTTACTCGTTAACTCAACCAGTGTTGGCATGATTAATGATGAGTCCTTAATTGAGGATGAGTCACTATTACGAAAAGACTTGGTTGTCTATGACGTGATTTATAACCCAAGAAAAACCAAACTCTTAAAACAAGCAGAGAAAAAAGGATGTCAAATCATTAATGGGCTTGATATGTTATTGTATCAAGGAGCAAAGGCGTTTAATCTATGGACAAACCAAGATATGCCTATTGAAAAAGTAAAACACATAATAGAAAAAGCGTAA
- the aroF gene encoding 3-deoxy-7-phosphoheptulonate synthase → MIVIMKLGATSEQINQVVKRIEESDLEVQVNTGEEQVVLGIKGDTRNIQDIAFNSYEGVDKAVRITNTYKLSSREFHPDNTVVDVDGLKIGDGSFITMAGPCSIEGLDQIRETARMAKAGGASVLRGGAFKPRTSPYAFQGLEEEGLKYIRQAADEFDMKVITEVMDEAHIDMVAEYSDILQIGARNMQNYKLLSAVGQTGKPIGLKRGIAGTIDEWLNAAEYIAVSGKSDVIFIERGIRTYETATRNTFDLSAIPLIKKLSHFPIIADPSHGTGVWDLVTPMARASVAAGADGMIVEIHPDPANAWSDGQQSLNEKTYLRMMDEVNVLVKAMEEIKSL, encoded by the coding sequence ATGATCGTTATTATGAAATTAGGTGCAACAAGTGAACAAATTAATCAAGTCGTAAAAAGAATTGAAGAAAGTGATTTAGAAGTTCAAGTAAACACTGGTGAAGAACAAGTCGTTTTAGGAATTAAAGGTGATACACGAAATATTCAAGATATCGCGTTCAATAGTTATGAAGGGGTAGATAAAGCTGTTCGTATTACGAACACATATAAACTAAGTTCCCGTGAATTTCATCCGGATAACACAGTTGTAGACGTTGATGGGTTAAAAATTGGGGATGGTAGTTTCATCACAATGGCTGGTCCATGTTCAATCGAAGGATTAGACCAAATTCGTGAAACTGCTCGTATGGCAAAAGCTGGTGGAGCAAGTGTCTTACGTGGTGGAGCGTTCAAACCTCGTACTTCTCCATACGCTTTCCAAGGTTTGGAAGAAGAAGGATTAAAATACATTAGACAAGCAGCTGATGAGTTTGATATGAAAGTTATTACAGAAGTGATGGATGAAGCTCATATTGATATGGTCGCTGAATACTCTGATATTTTACAAATCGGTGCTAGAAACATGCAAAACTATAAATTACTTAGCGCTGTGGGACAAACTGGTAAACCAATCGGCTTGAAACGTGGGATTGCTGGAACGATTGATGAGTGGTTAAATGCTGCGGAGTACATCGCCGTTTCTGGAAAAAGTGATGTTATCTTTATCGAACGCGGCATTCGTACTTACGAAACAGCCACAAGGAACACATTTGATTTAAGTGCCATTCCTCTTATTAAAAAATTAAGCCACTTCCCTATTATTGCTGACCCTAGTCATGGTACTGGTGTATGGGACTTAGTCACACCAATGGCAAGAGCTAGTGTCGCTGCAGGAGCTGATGGCATGATCGTTGAAATTCATCCAGATCCAGCCAACGCTTGGTCAGACGGACAACAATCATTAAATGAAAAAACTTACTTACGAATGATGGACGAAGTAAATGTGTTAGTTAAAGCAATGGAAGAAATTAAATCACTATAA
- the aroB gene encoding 3-dehydroquinate synthase, producing the protein MIEVNLPNHHYKIEVQRGLLKSCGQWVANIWRPQRVAIITDETVAELYGDDVADNLVDHGFDITMLVVPPGEESKSLEKATYLYDALADNGFTRSDGVIALGGGVIGDLAGFVASTYMRGLHFLQIPTTLLAQVDSSIGGKTAVNTKKAKNLVGTFAQPDGVLIDPNVLKTLEMRRVREGIAEIIKSAAIADKELWDYLGTLKNEEDLLNHAEEVIHASLNVKRRVVEEDEFDHGSRLTLNFGHTIGHAIEKTSGYGVISHGEGVSLGMVMISTRAEAFNQSPRGITEELITMLKKFNLPTSIALNRETIFEAITHDKKARGNTLKIILLKQIGQAKIVDIPIEQMKDYIIEEEV; encoded by the coding sequence ATGATTGAAGTAAATTTACCAAATCACCATTATAAAATTGAGGTTCAACGAGGTCTTTTGAAGTCTTGTGGGCAATGGGTGGCGAATATATGGCGACCACAACGAGTAGCGATTATCACAGATGAAACTGTCGCAGAACTTTATGGTGATGATGTGGCTGATAATTTAGTTGATCACGGCTTTGACATTACCATGCTTGTTGTCCCACCAGGGGAAGAAAGTAAATCACTAGAAAAAGCAACATATTTATATGATGCGCTAGCTGATAACGGCTTTACACGTAGTGATGGAGTTATTGCCTTAGGTGGAGGTGTCATTGGAGATTTAGCAGGGTTTGTGGCCTCGACTTATATGAGAGGACTGCATTTTCTACAAATCCCAACCACTCTTTTAGCTCAAGTTGATTCTAGTATTGGTGGCAAGACTGCTGTTAATACTAAAAAAGCGAAAAACCTTGTCGGAACGTTCGCTCAACCTGATGGTGTCTTAATCGACCCAAATGTTTTAAAGACGTTGGAAATGAGACGTGTCAGAGAAGGTATCGCGGAAATAATCAAATCAGCTGCTATTGCAGATAAAGAGCTTTGGGATTACTTAGGAACACTAAAAAATGAAGAAGATTTACTCAATCATGCAGAAGAAGTCATTCATGCGTCACTAAATGTCAAACGTCGTGTCGTTGAAGAAGATGAATTTGATCATGGTAGTCGGCTAACACTTAACTTTGGTCATACAATTGGTCATGCGATTGAAAAAACATCTGGTTATGGTGTGATTAGTCATGGTGAAGGGGTTAGCTTAGGTATGGTCATGATTTCGACTCGTGCGGAAGCCTTTAACCAATCACCTAGAGGAATCACTGAAGAATTAATTACCATGTTGAAAAAATTTAATTTACCAACAAGTATTGCGTTAAATCGTGAGACGATTTTTGAAGCGATTACGCATGATAAAAAAGCACGTGGGAACACACTAAAAATAATATTATTAAAACAAATTGGCCAAGCCAAAATCGTAGATATACCGATTGAACAAATGAAAGATTACATTATTGAGGAGGAAGTATAG